In the Malania oleifera isolate guangnan ecotype guangnan chromosome 1, ASM2987363v1, whole genome shotgun sequence genome, one interval contains:
- the LOC131149000 gene encoding secreted RxLR effector protein 161-like yields MKDVPYASVVGSLMYAQTCTRPDISFVVGMLSRYQSNPRTLEGCKESSEIQGIKDHKLMYRRSSHLEVVEYSDSDFAGCVDIRKSTFDYVYLLTGRAISWKSAKQSIIVASTMEAELVACFEVIVQAN; encoded by the coding sequence ATGAAGGATGTTCCTTATGCATCTGTTGTTGGGAGCTTAATGTACGCTCAAACGTGCACAAGGCCAGATATTAGCTTTGTAGTTGGAATGCTCAGTAGATATCAAAGTAATCCAAGAACACTGGAAGGCTGCAAAGAAAGTTCTGAGATACAAGGAATTAAAGATCACAAGCTTATGTATCGAAGGTCTAGTCATCTTGAAGTGGTTGAATATTCGGATTCTGATTTTGCTGGATGTGTGGATATAAGAAAGTCCACATTTGACTATGTATACTTGCTAACCGGCAGAGCAATTTCATGGAAGAGTGCGAAGCAGTCAATAATTGTTGCGTCCACTATGGAAGCTGAACTTGTAGCTTGCTTTGAGGTTATAGTTCAGGCTAATTGA